The Papilio machaon chromosome 17, ilPapMach1.1, whole genome shotgun sequence genome segment AGAAGATCATCCGTTCTAGATGCAATGCGGACCACGATCTTCAATCACAAATCATGAGATTAACCGAGACAAAAAAGGAGGTAGGTTAACCTATTAACGAACTCCCTGACGGAGGCGAGAGAGGCCAGGTCACAGGGTCGGCAATAGACGAACTTGTTGCCCGTCTCCAGTACGATCTCGCGGCGCGCCTCCTCGCAGCTTGTCATATCGCGGCATGCCATGAACACCTgtatatataacaaattatcaACCCTCTTCGTGCGTCAATCTGTTCGGTAATAGCTATATGCGTAACTTCTTTCCAATCAAATTCTCTTCTTAGCTTATCACTTTTTTAACTAAAGACTATAGATATTTCCTCCTTTCGGAGTAACATGGCACCTTAGCTCCCCTCTTGGCAAACTCCCACACGGCCTCTTTACCGATACCGGTGTTGGCGCCAGTGATGACCACCGTCTTGCCCTCCGCCTGCACCTTGCGGTCGAACGGCGGTCCGCCGTACATGTCCCTGGACGTAGTCAATAGTACAGTTGGTTATCAAAACATAATGAGGTGTCAGTCCAAACATAATAAGGCTTGTATCTAGTTACTCCTagatatttgttgggtgcacgaattggccgggtcgaccggcgcaataccacgaccacacagaagacaggcgtgaagtggaagtaattccgcgtacagtctgatgattGTGGTaccgaaggcctaattttagtcatctttcccttcccacccttttcttattaggaaaggatgggaaggggaagtggatttggcggaggaggggacgcttagggaagagaaatatcctctttctgtacgtcctCTTCTCAGTTGATTAAAgatagacaacgcatctgcatttgcggatgtctatgggcaacgattccctcgctattgcggcgaatccaggtggccgtttgccaCCTcatgtcataaaaaaaatgagagtAAGGCCACAAATGCTGGCTTATTTCAGTTCTTCAATCATCACCAATCGTAACCCTAATTATTCGTACCTTTGTAGTATATTATAAGAAGTTTAGTTTAGTGGTAAACAACTTACTTGAACAAGCATAGCGCGCCAGCCGTGGCTGCCACACCTGTGATCACAGTGATAGGCAAGTTGGGGATCCACATGCCTGGAGACAAAAgctaatcttaaaaataaggCAGACTTATAACCTAAACAATGAATGCGTTCATTAACAACTTACCTATAGAAAgctaaatagtttaatttaattagtacctACGTATCTTGACTTGAAGACGTTGAAAATCTCCCATGACGACGCCTAAATTTACTAAAGCGTGGCATTGATTACATTGCTGTACGAAGATTTATAGTAAAACTATGTGTCGCTcgcgagaaattaaaaaaaacgttataagtagtctatgtattcttccagactatgttctacatctgtttcaaattttattaagattcgTTGaacagttccggagataccttcaaacatccatccatccatctaaacattcgcatttagaatattaaagtaagatattatttatattagaacaATTATAGActctgttaattaaaatgccTGAAAATACATACAACTTTAAATAGTCCTGCTAAGCCGGACATATTCCAAATCTGAATAGAATTTTGAATTAGGAttgtaacaaatgaaaaaccatgtttattttaatattttatatattctttttattaattttacacgtGTAAATGTTACTAGTAGTGTtgcgtttaattaatttacagtgCCCCAACTAAATCTTATACGAATTATTTACgctcttgttttatttctcgGAAATATGTGATTTGTTTTACTACGACCAAAAGTAACACTTCTAAGTACGTTTttaacttgaaatattttatttcttattcaaATAATGCTTTCTATCATTACTATTTTGCTAaggtgtatttatttaaataggcAGCGAGTGCAAATAGTTCACAAGAAATGCTTTAATGTTCGATGCCAAGGAAACATTACTttgaatttacaaatatatggcaatttaataaaacactgaAATAATATGATAAGCACAACcttgataattaaatttaataggaACCattaatccaaaaaaaaagatctaAATTCAACTTATTTTACACCATTATTTGTGTGATAAATACAATTGttaatatgtaattgttaTATTCCTTACTAAAGTCAGCGCCATCTAgctattaaattggaaacactgtTTTTAGTTACCGTATCTATAGTCAATTTGAACTTAATTATACAATCACATATTTCcggattttatatttaaagtaagcTATGTCAGTCTGCGCAAAGGGAAGTATTACAGTACCAGCTTGTTTGAAACTATTTCAACACGTCaaatgaaaagagttacatgtCTCATTAGATCTTCTAGATGACACTTCGATGTATGGGTTCTACGCTGATCTCAAAGGGACtagatttagttttattatataaaaaatatatcgctctatattaatgaaaagctaacgtgaaataaattaaaacagatcACAAGTATTGTATTCATGAATTCGCACtgacaaaacatttacataaaacatgtttgtgTACAACGACAGTGCAAATtcaaagttacaaaaaaacttaaaattgatatattcgtgtaaacataaaagtatttttattaaaaacaataaaatatgcatATGTAATAAGAGCTTTAGAGCTTTAAAGTCtccataaaattgtaaatgtataaatattgtaaggagtgaatttttttttttgaaagacAAACACACGACTGAACCCAGTAAGTAATttcatatcatttttaaaatgaaacaaaatcaCAAAATGGCAATAATGTGATACATAACTGtaatttaaggttattttatgttatataaaataagtattattttttttactatcctTTATAAAAGatccttaaataaaataaaacgttacatTGATTAAACCAATTTGAACGTCTTTATTTCTTACggttaatatacaaaaaaatactaatatggtatttgtttacttataatttttactaaaattaaaaaaacatcaataattaaaaaggtaGTTAGCTGgttgtaattaaaaagaaaagtataACCCGGACACGACAACATGCCATTCAACTCTATTGCTGTGacgtattaatacatataatcATCTCTTTCATTATCTGTGATAAAAAAGAGACTAACTGATCTCTATAGATAGAGGTCATTGTTTGGAAATGACAGATTTTACTTAGTTCCATTTTTTAACGCGCCTGTTAAAGTTCCTGACAGTTAATTCCATCTCTATAATTAGTTCGAATTCTCACCGCTATCAACGGCAACCGTCAGCGccaaaatgtcaaaaatcaaataggcacaaaataacTAGGTTTACAGCCTGTCCAAGTATAAAGGGTCCATTTAAAGATACACATAGTAAAGCTTTAACCATCATTAAGTCaaagatttaatttcttttcccactttaaaacgtaaataaaGAACAAACTGTCACCATATTAAAGTAtatcttattaaaatgtatattttccGACCTAATTACATTATAGTTAAACGAAATTTCACAGAAACgagcataaaataaacatcttcGAAAGCAAAGCTAgcaatagtaaaattaaatttattactggcaaaaaaaactatcaggTGTAGTTTTTCAAGCTGTACAAtcattgtgacgtcataagaCTTAAATGTGATGTTATGGTGTTCGAGTTAATTACCTACAATACTTAAaactagttataaaattaacagatACATTAAACAACTGTGAGTTAGAATTCAGAAACATATAGCCATCAGACTCACTCCATTTGAAGAAACAGAatcaataatataaagttgtCTCGCcaatgaaaatgtaaagtacatactttttgataatatattaaattatattataatataagtatatataaaaggcaagttattcaaatatatatgtaacatTGATATCACATGTGCCACTTTACATATAGTGCactttatatactttaaaattttcttacaaGTTCATATTAATCTAAAAAACGTAAACCAAATAATTAGGTTGAATTTCCGCTGTTAAATAATtaggtccttcgagccggattcTTAGATCATAAGCTCTGctgttatgttttgtttatacaaacaatattaattatataaaaatttatttaagcagCCTTTAATActcacaaaataaaacaacaatatgtcTACCaatctcattaaaaaaaattgtaatgagAGATTTTTCAGTCACGGAAACAAacagataaatttaatacatgaCAGTTTTGATATAAAGTGGCAGTgtagtgtttttaatttggtaGCTGATTTTAAAAGGCATTGATGGATTAAATAGctgtattttatacaaagcTGAATTTTTAGACAAAGAAAActcaaacttatttaattttcatatttaaataacttttatatccAAATGCAGTTGAAAAATCAGCTGAAAAATCTTGAATTTTGATATGATTTAGTTTActatctttaaataataatatatggatgaaatttctgttatttatatatacaaatatattatataattgctCCCTTTAGGTACATCTAAAAAGTATGtgttaattctatttattatgtttttaaaggaCAAAAAATGCAATGATTAATTCAATCTTACATATCaatgattttaatatgttttatgtgaaAAAGAGAGCAACTCCATGAAGGAGGGAAACACATTATGTACACTACACTATATGCAAGTTATGTGGGATTGTGTATTCGTGggatatttaatctaataaatgttatataatattctaTGTGTAATTATGAAAGATTGATAACTATCAAGACTAAATATTGtgcatatttcaaataaaatttcctaAACTTATTGggacattaaatttatgtgcatttgtatcaaaaagtgcagaataaaactaaattaaaaataaagtatttaacattggataattttcatttttatgtaaataaagatttttaaataatatgttagcTCTTAGCCAAAATAGTTAAATGTGTTTTGATTTTGagtcattatttttacatgaaatatAATCAAATCCTTGTACAATACATGGTGATCTTTGACTAGTATAATTAACACAGTTCTTTGAAGATTAACTTGGTTTGTTTAGAGTAGTTGTGCTTTTTGATTTTGTAGCATCATGTGGTGGCAACGGCCTGGCTATGCCAACTCTAACAATACCTCTTGGTGCACCTTTTAATGCTTGTACAGCTTGATCGAGGGTTGCATTCTTTATACTACCTCCATTAACTGACATAACACGGTCACCAGGGGATATTTCACCATTCTTCTCAGCCACACCTCCTGGCACTAAGCTCCTGACAACAATAACTGTTCCATGTGGATCTATTGGGTCTTGGTAATCTAGTATTGAGAAACCTAACCCTTGGTCCCCCTTTATCAACTCAACAATGTCTTCCTTACTTTGCCACATTGCTAAACCAGAGACACACTCTAATGAACGGGATTTCTTTGATAATTCCGAGTGATTTGTAAGAGTTGCAGTGCTTGAGGTATTAATTGAGGTATCTGATTGTGCTTTCACTATAGTAGTTAGATTATTCAGGCTGCCAGAAATTATCTTTCTAGCTTCAAAGCCTTCTCTATCTGGTGCCAAGTTGATTAGTGGTCTTGGCCCACTATCAGTGTTGCTTCTCGCGCAGACTAGCCGCACTCGGTTTGGCAGCTGCTTCAATATGTTTACAACCTCTGTATGAGTTAAACCATGAAGTCTATACTCATTAGCTTCAAGAAGCTCATCTCCTGCATTTAATGTGCCCTGCTGCCCAATTGGCCCCTCTGGGAGGACCGATCTGATATAATGGTGTGGTCTCACTTCCTGGCCTCCCTCAACATCCACAGTACCTTCTAGACTTATACCTAATCCTGAAAGCTTGTTGATTTCAGCAATTATTATTTGCTTTCCAGGCCCTATTTCTTCTTGCCACTTCTGTCTCACTTCCTCTTCATCAATAGCAAGAATCTCATCAAGCCTTTTGTCTAATTCTTCCTGTGTCGGTTCATTGACTTCATTTTCACCCACCTCTAGTACACCAGAGTCTATAGTAGTGTTTGATTCAGGTTCAGGTTCAATTTCTGTTGTACTATTTTCTGCTTGTGATGGAACTGGGAACCATGATAGAGTTGTAGTTGATGGTGATGGAGAGCTGGGACGTTCCTCATTAAATATAGCTAGTTGCAAATGCTCAAACTTTGGACCTCGCAAATATCTTTCTAAAACTAGATGTACAGCTATCCCTGTGTTTCTTAATATTTCCACTGCTTGAGGGTTACTCTTATCAGCTAATGAAACACCATCAACTTCTATGATTCTATCATTTAGTTTAATCTTTCCACTCTGCTCAGCACTGCTACCTTcaataatacttttaacaaatataccCGACAACTCCTCCTTCTCACAGACATATCCTGCTACAGTGATGCCCAACccgtaaacatttttattcaaatccaCATGGACAATTTCTACTTCTGGTGATGATGGCAATTCAACAGGCACAGTTATTGTTATAGTGGGGGAGACTGCCTGGGCCACAATCGGATGATCCGGTATCTGCTGAGGGTTTTCACCGATTATACTAACGGCCGCCGCTACTGATTCCACGTGTCCATTCTGTCCATTGATATACTCGGGATAGCACTGTGACAGATCATACACTGCTCCATACCCACTCTCGATGAGGTGTCTGTCGAGCAGTTCCGGATCAGCGAGCAGTTTCGTGGGTACCAGCGCGGTGCCAGGAATAGGTGCTCTCAGAGCCGTCGCGGGGTCAGCGGGGCGCGCCACTAGCAATCGGACCGATGGGCCCGCCTGACGCAACACTGCAGCGACTTGTTCGGAGGTGAAGCCGCGTAGGTTCACGGAGCCCACTTGCAGTACGTGATCGCCGCTCTGCAGCCGGCCGTCCTTGTCTGCGATGCCACCGGGCAGCACGTACTTGATAACTACGCCGGTGCTCCGCCCGCCAACTAGATTGAACCCGAGCCCGTTGCCGTCGTTCGTGAGATCGACGACTTCCACCTGCGCCCACTCGGTGCTTAACACCATCGTCCTCCTCACCATCGAGGCCCGATGTTACGTGATACGCACGGCACGGACCACGCCGAGGTTATGCCTCCTCGGCAGCCACATTGCGACGGTGTTCACTTCTACACTGGTCACTTTTACACACccgatttattacaaaacgcTTTACCGtgcaaattttaacataaaattccGTAAATTATGagtaaaaatgacatttacaTACTCACTGAAACCGAGACAGCGAGAATGTGGCCAGCTGCAAGCAAGTGTTCCCGacgaataaaattatcatctaAAAATCCTAAAACTTATGTCAAcgattttcaataaaagttgattgagtttttttctatgattaaatgaaaagttttatgataaaggtttatatatttcttggaAAGAACGCAGTTATGCAAGTAATTTTTAAGGACCCTTATCGGGCCACTTATGAAAAAGGTTTCGTTTAATTTCAACTGTCATAATATTTCATGGGCATCATAAGCTTCATGAtacaaagaaagaaaaaataaaagtgaggAATACCTgctttgaattattattttatcaattatacCTAAAAAATTTCGAACCGAATTTCATGGTGTTAAATAATTACGAATCTTGAAGGAAAGGTTCGCAGCTATCTCTCTATCATTAAAGTTCAATTATCGAACCAGGAAGGCTGAAGGTCCAGAAAGAAAGTTAACGATGACTAGaccagtaataataataagcataaaaacattttgaagtaTAGTATCACGCCATCTATGATGAGAACATAAGGTATTCATAAGGATTCGTTAATTTGTTTGCCGAAATGACAACTTAGTTGATGCTTTGTACACTAGAGAGCGCTCTATGTAGGTCGTTGTTCTCAATTATGT includes the following:
- the LOC106708848 gene encoding patj homolog, with translation MVRRTMVLSTEWAQVEVVDLTNDGNGLGFNLVGGRSTGVVIKYVLPGGIADKDGRLQSGDHVLQVGSVNLRGFTSEQVAAVLRQAGPSVRLLVARPADPATALRAPIPGTALVPTKLLADPELLDRHLIESGYGAVYDLSQCYPEYINGQNGHVESVAAAVSIIGENPQQIPDHPIVAQAVSPTITITVPVELPSSPEVEIVHVDLNKNVYGLGITVAGYVCEKEELSGIFVKSIIEGSSAEQSGKIKLNDRIIEVDGVSLADKSNPQAVEILRNTGIAVHLVLERYLRGPKFEHLQLAIFNEERPSSPSPSTTTLSWFPVPSQAENSTTEIEPEPESNTTIDSGVLEVGENEVNEPTQEELDKRLDEILAIDEEEVRQKWQEEIGPGKQIIIAEINKLSGLGISLEGTVDVEGGQEVRPHHYIRSVLPEGPIGQQGTLNAGDELLEANEYRLHGLTHTEVVNILKQLPNRVRLVCARSNTDSGPRPLINLAPDREGFEARKIISGSLNNLTTIVKAQSDTSINTSSTATLTNHSELSKKSRSLECVSGLAMWQSKEDIVELIKGDQGLGFSILDYQDPIDPHGTVIVVRSLVPGGVAEKNGEISPGDRVMSVNGGSIKNATLDQAVQALKGAPRGIVRVGIARPLPPHDATKSKSTTTLNKPS